The Mesorhizobium loti DNA segment CGCCGCGCCTGCCTACCGAGGTTGAAGATTGGCGAAAGCCGGGGTGACAGCCGATCTCCCCCCTTGAGGGGGAGATGCCCGGCAGGGCAGAGAGGGGGGTTTAGCACGGACATCAATCCCCCATCACCAATTCCTCCGCCCCCTCCAACCCCAGCGGCAAATGCGTCGCCGCGACAATCATCCCACCTCCGGCGCAGTGCCCCGCCATCAGCCCGGCGAACCGCGCCTCCGAAGCCTTGTCCAATCCCGCCGTCGGCTCGTCGAGCAGCCATAGCGGCCGGTGGCTGACCAAAAGCTTGGCGATCGCCGCGCGGCGCCGCTGCCCGGTCGAGAGATAGCCGAACGGCAGATGGCCGATGCCGCCGAGCCCAACCGTGTCCAGCGCCTCTTCGACATCCGAATGGCCACTGCCATTGAAGTCGTGCCAGAAGCGCAGGTTTTCCGTGACACTCAGCGCCGTCTTCATCGCATTCTGGTGGCCGAGATAATGGCAGGCCGAGGCAACAGACGGAAACGCCTCACCGCCGCCTTCGAGCAGCAGCCGGCCTTCCGCCTTCGGCAGCAGCCCGGCAATGATCCTGAGCAAGGTTGATTTGCCCGATCCGTTCGGCCCGGTGACGACCAGCGCCTGGCCGTCGTCCAGCGCAAAACCAATGCCGGAAAAAACCGCCTCGCCGCCGCGTTCGCCGCCCAGATTTTCGGCGATAAGCCGCATCCCTCGCCTGCCCTGAAAACAATGTTTCGCGAGCGCTGCCGCATCGCACAAATTTGCTTTTTGACTGTCTAGAACTATTCCAGAAAATTCTCTATATGCGGTGCATCCGTGCCAGCGGTCGGCGCGGGAACAGAATTAGCGCCGAACCAGCGCACGCGCCGCCTTGAACGGCTCGGGTTGCTTGGGAACGGACAGCGGAAATGGCCGTACCCGCACCT contains these protein-coding regions:
- a CDS encoding cytochrome c biogenesis protein CcmA is translated as MRLIAENLGGERGGEAVFSGIGFALDDGQALVVTGPNGSGKSTLLRIIAGLLPKAEGRLLLEGGGEAFPSVASACHYLGHQNAMKTALSVTENLRFWHDFNGSGHSDVEEALDTVGLGGIGHLPFGYLSTGQRRRAAIAKLLVSHRPLWLLDEPTAGLDKASEARFAGLMAGHCAGGGMIVAATHLPLGLEGAEELVMGD